The following proteins are co-located in the Malus sylvestris chromosome 13, drMalSylv7.2, whole genome shotgun sequence genome:
- the LOC126597546 gene encoding protein trichome birefringence-like 2, translating to MVWKKPAFPEQFYSPRRKVISGFGLGIGVSVIVLGVLFVTDFLKTPAAETSIQGFYSLNSSSVSWPFSFSSSSETQDFVDKTHEANESIVAGKQNFTVLEKPHLGNFTEEGKDGSLGVGGEMGKQKNSEKGSAIAEKGNFLNSNGGGTGLEIAHLGNSSEVSKNGSLHGEEGRVNGNLSLSGKEDMHAEKAVEGSFSRNSSSVDGNVAKIVKKKRAWKAAHRGNSTVKIADYDSQMGKMQTDLYRKCDIFNGRWVRDDSKPYYPGGSCPYIDRDFNCHFNGRPDNAFIKWKWQPNECDIPSLNATDFLMRLRGKRLVFVGDSLNRNMWESLVCILRHVIRNKKRVHEISGKKEFKKKGVYAFRFEDYNCSVDFVVSPFLVRESSFTSKNGTFETLRLDLMDRTTSMYHDADVIVFNTGHWWTHEKTSRGEDYYQEGNHVHPRLKVLEAYKRALTTWARWVDKYIDVNRTQVFFRGYSVTHFSGGQWNSGGQCHEETEPIFNETYLANYPSKMRALEHVLKEMKSPVIYLNISRLTDYRKDGHPSIYRMKYKTVEEQITAERSQDCSHWCLPGVPDAWNELLYAALLKAGWGSRKN from the exons TTTCAGTGATTGTACTCGGTGTACTCTTTGTTACAGACTTCTTGAAGACTCCTGCAGCGGAAACTTCGATTCAAGGGTTTTACAGTTTGAATTCTTCTTCTGTTTCATGGCCTTTCTCCTTTTCCAGCAGTTCAGAAACGCAGGATTTTGTGGACAAAACGCATGAAGCAAATGAGTCAATAGTTGCTGGGAAGCAAAATTTTACTGTTTTGGAGAAGCCCCATTTGGGGAATTTTACAGAGGAGGGTAAAGATGGAAGCCTTGGGGTTGGAGGAGAAATGGGTAAGCAGAAAAACAGTGAGAAGGGGTCAGCAATTGCTGAAAAAGGTAACTTTTTGAATTCCAATGGGGGAGGAACTGGTTTGGAGATTGCCCATTTGGGAAACTCCTCTGAGGTTTCGAAAAATGGAAGCTTGCATGGTGAGGAAGGGAGGGTTAATGGGAATCTTAGCCTGTCTGGGAAGGAAGATATGCATGCAGAGAAGGCAGTTGAAGGTAGTTTTTCAAGGAATTCTAGTAGTGTGGATGGTAATGTTGCCAAAATTGTGAAGAAGAAAAGGGCTTGGAAGGCAGCTCATCGAGGAAATTCGACTGTGAAAATCGCTGACTATGATTCTCAAATGGGGAAAATGCAGACTGATTTGTATCGGAAATGTGATATTTTTAATGGTAGGTGGGTGAGAGATGATTCAAAGCCATATTATCCTGGAGGTTCTTGCCCATACATTGATAGGGATTTTAATTGTCACTTCAATGGGAGGCCAGACAATGCTTTTATAAAATGGAAATGGCAGCCAAATGAATGTGACATCCCAAG TCTGAATGCCACTGATTTTCTGATGAGGTTGAGGGGAAAGCGGTTGGTTTTTGTGGGGGATTCGCTGAATAGGAACATGTGGGAATCTCTGGTTTGTATTCTTCGTCATGTCATTCGAAACAAGAAAAGAGTTCATGAGATTTCTGGGAAGAAGGAATTTAAAAAGAAGGGCGTTTACGCATTCAGATTTGAG GATTATAATTGTTCAGTGGATTTCGTTGTTTCTCCATTCCTTGTTAGGGAATCATCATTCACGAGTAAAAACGGTACGTTTGAGACATTaaggttggatttgatggacCGGACAACTTCAATGTACCATGATGCCGATGTCATAGTTTTTAACACTGGACACTGGTGGACTCATGAAAAAACATCTCGAGG AGAAGATTACTACCAAGAAGGCAATCATGTGCATCCAAGACTCAAGGTTCTTGAAGCATACAAGAGGGCTCTCACCACTTGGGCCAGATGGGTTGACAAGTATATTGATGTCAACCGGACTCAGGTTTTCTTCAGAGGATATTCAGTTACCCATTTCAG CGGAGGGCAATGGAACTCAGGCGGACAGTGCCACGAAGAAACGGAGCCAATCTTTAACGAAACTTATTTAGCGAATTACCCTTCAAAGATGAGAGCTCTAGagcatgtacttaaagaaatgaAATCTCCGGTGATTTATTTAAACATAAGTAGGCTTACCGATTACCGAAAAGACGGACACCCTTCCATTTACAGAATGAAATACAAGACAGTAGAAGAACAAATTACGGCTGAGAGGTCTCAGGATTGCAGCCATTGGTGCTTGCCTGGAGTTCCAGATGCTTGGAATGAATTGCTATACGCCGCTCTTTTGAAGGCCGGATGGGGATCACGCAAAAACTGA